The genomic stretch TTGTCCAATAAAATCACCCTTAAAAcatctgagaggaagagaaagaattCACAGCACGAATGCTGATTTTATTGTGACCTTATTCAACTCTGTATTATTTTTGTCTCCTATTAAACTTGTCATGTTTATGGAGATGTATTTTTGGTGTTGTATGGCGACctttaagattattttattgtattttctcCCCTGTATTATTTGCAATAATTTATTCCTATTAATATCCCTTTAAGgacttttttattaaaagattttaatgattatttttcgAGAGGATTTTTAGAGAATAATTACCAATAAAAGAAAGAGAATCTTGctcttaaataaaaatgattgcgCATATCGCTTTTTGTGCTTTAGTCTTGCActaaacatgttaaaaataatCGAAATCGAAAAATAAAACGCATCAAAATGAATCTTATTTCGCTCCAATTTTTTATTCTGAGCAAACACACCTGGATCGCAGCGACAGGCAGCttcacagcagagcagagatgAGCGGTAACGCGCTGCAGCACtgtaacaaattacatttttcaggATTATTATTGCAGTTGTTGCATTTGTCATCACCTCCTTCCAGTCTCCGATGGAGGCTGAAGTGGATATTTTCCCTGATATTCGCCTTCTCCGGACCGCTCTGAATTAATTTGGTGATTAATGACAGAATGGCTGACCTTTACCGGGTGGGAGTTTTCCCACTGCTTTGATTTTATCGAGCCAAAGGATGACACGAACACCGCACATTTGCCCCTCCTGATTATTAAGAGGACCAGTGATTTTTAAATGGAAGAGAGGCCGAAATGGTGAGGTGCTGTTTGATGAATTGCTCCACAGAAAGAGTGAAATCTAATAATATTCTCTTGAAGTGACTCCATGCAACGCACTACTTTTTGGAGCACGGAGCCTGGCACTGATAGGAGGTAAAAGCGAAGCGAATCATCCAATTAAATCCCTCAAGAGCTGATGATTGATGATGTCAGCTGCTCTGCTTCTAATTAACGTTTAAATTAAGGcaaagggagggaaaaaaaactttctgaCCATCGCTGCTTCACTTCAGACCTTAAAGCCCATTAGACCGTTGTCTGGGGAGGTCTTAGAGGCGATTCACGCTTAAACTAACTTTGAGGTTAATAATCTGCAGCAGCGTGGCTCCAGATGGTCTGCAGGGCTCGGTACACTTTTATCGTTCTGGACATTAAATTTGTAGgattaacagtaaaataaaatcagcagGTTTTCATAATCAGACATGACCCCAGTGTGGATGAGAGAGGCCTGCAGGGATAATGTGAAATTATCCAGAGCTAGTGCAAAGATTATTTTATCCTCTATTAGATCAAACATTTAGTCCAACGGAAAATATTTTAATCAGAGTAGAATCATCTCTGCATTTCTGTCAaattaaaatcatttattttcatttttaaaagaataatatttattttatttgtgtgtgaaatgtgcaaaaataaaataaaagtgtatgCCCGTTATAGTTTGCAGTGCAACCCCCTTTTATATTTCAAACTACTTTTGAATCCACGTGTCAAGGTAAATCACAATCACCTTGATATTAATCTCCGCTCAGGCCAGCCGAGTTATTCAGCTACCTGCAACTTTCCTCAAAACGATGCATGTTTCCGCCCAAATTCCCAAACTCAATTTATCCCCCACGAACTCCTGCTCGTTATGGAGAAATATATATTCAAAGCAGCCACAAAGGGTGGACCTCCAAGGTAGCTAATAGAATTTCCTGCTGTTTTATAACTCTGTCCCTAAACCAATGTCACCATATGCTCCTGTTGGCACAAGACTCTCCGCAGTGGCTTCCTGGGCGGCAGGCTTCATCCAAATGGGTCAGAATAATGTGATTgttcaaaggaaaaaaaacacgagTAATTCCCCagcatttgttttattcagGCTCTGGTTTGTATCAGAGGTTTGTGCATGGGTTATAATTTAGAGCTAAATTTGGAGCTTTTATTGTTCTGTCAGAGGAGGATAAAATATCGCTTTCTTTCCCATAATTGCACAATCTATATTTCGTTCTGCCCGCAGGTTATAAGCGATTTCTAAAATGCATTTAAACGAATAAAGAAGCGAAAACAAGCCAAATGTGTTAAATGTGACaagctttaaataaaacaaggtGTGTTTCCTCTGAGCAGACGTACCTGCTGCTCTCCTCGGCGTCCAGCTCGTCCccgttttctctctctttacacCTTAAACCCCCATCAGTAAAAATCACATTTCTCCGTCCTCAGACTCTGAGCAACAGCACGGCGTCACCTTTATTATCCGCTTGTTTCACGCTACTCTGGATTTTATCCGCGGGGTCACATTGACACGCGGGTGATATagcaaggaaaaaaatataagaTCATAGataaacagcagaaacaaaaatggATGAAGAAACTCAACAATGACACTttgattttctgtcttttctctgtttttctttgcgTTTTTTAATCTTCATAATGTGTATCTTCAGTCTCAGATGAAACCTTTTAAATATCTCCAGGTTTTAAGGTAATATAGAAAATATATGCACCTTGATgccatcatttttaaaaaatatatatgtttagTTTCAGATTAGAAGCAGGCtgcataaagaaaaataaagtccaTCACCTGTCATGTTGAACAATGGGTTAACCTGAGCAGCTTCTGTTTACTTGTAGGCAAATCATTTTAATAGACATCACAATCAGCTCCGTAGATGTGCTCATCGTGGCTATTTTAAGCCAAATTCCCGTGCAGCACAGTGCCTAATTCGCACATTACGCATAACGCTCTGTGCGTAATTACGCACGAAAATGACTAAATGAATATCACGGCTGGAGACCATTGTTGGCTCGGTGTTCCTCCAAACTTTTCCATAATGCAAAGATGCTGTTGGCAGTATTTTAATGGCCATCAACTCTCCCTTTCTAGCAGAGCACACCAGCAGAGGGAAACAGATGCATAAACATTCAGGGCATCTTTCTCCTCGGCAGCAACAGACTCCTCCTCTCCCCCACGTCCAATTAGTTATTATGGTCCGGCCCTTTAAGACGCAGCAGCGGGTCAGCAAGTAGTGTAGTGTTTCTCTAATTGAACTTCGCCCAATCAACAATAACTCGTTAGCAGTCGCTTTCTTTTTCTTGGTGCTTGAGACAGCTTTTTCCCCCTTGCAGGGATTCACCCCCTCCAGTCTGTTACTTCCTAAAGATCTACATGGAGCTTGGCAGAGGAACTGCGACTCTCTGAGGGGAATACGGTCCGGCTGCCTTCACAACTACGCCCGAAGCATGGTTATTTTGGAGGAAAGCTCTCAGGCGAGCTAAGTTGCAGCATTCGGCTGTGAGTGTCAAAATATAGAGGGAGAACGCCGCGCGCCAGAGGAAACACTTGTGGACGCTTAAAAACCGCCATTTGAATGAAATAACCAACTTTTCTGGAAGCAGCGATTCTTCGGGACTGCGATGACCTCCAGTAAAGACATGAAGGCAGGTTCTGTGTTGCAGTCCAGCGGCGAGGAGAGGAGACGGGCTCCCTTGGACCAGCTGCCGCCACCGGCCAACTCCAACAAGCCTTTAACGCCGTTCAGCATCGAGGATATCCTCAACAAACCCTCGGTAAAGAAGTCGGTCGCCAGTATCTGTCCGCCGAGAGTGCTGGAGAAAGTGACGGGCTCCAACTCGGCGAGGAACGGGATCACCACTCCCTCCTCGCCGCTGTGCGCGCTGGAGGAGCTCGCCAGCAAAACGTTTAAGGGTCTTGAAGTCAGCGTTATCCAGGCAGCGGAAGGTAAAGACAtatctgtattttttaatgtaaaatatatatttcctgACAGATTGATCAACTTTAAAACTGTTTCTGAAGGAAAGCAAGCGCCGTGATCACAGCTGACTCACAGCTGACAGTGCTAGCTGGGtttgttttgaatttaaatGTGGAAATGACAGCTGCAAAGCAATGCGGAACAACACAAGCTATAAGAGAAGGAATATGGCACATTTACGCATTAAAATATGCACGcatgggagctgtttaaatgtttaaactgtCTTATATTCTGGCTAATATATTCTGCGTGCTGTCAAAAAGTCAATCAGCCATTATGGCCCCCTTCATGCAGTGATGTGTTGGATGAAAATGGACAGACTGACAGATAAACGTCAGTGGCACGCCGATATTTAAATATATGTTACACTGCAGAACATAATCTAACAATTCTGATATTTGGTTACATTTTTATTGGTTCAAAATATGTGGAGAAAATTGTGACTTTTGGATCAATATTTCAagttattttcttttctgtgtcgATGTTGACAGCACTATAAAACAATCAGCTCGGTGTTTATCAGAAAGGGACCATGATTCAGCAGAGTTTTGTGTCGTCGCTATTGAAAGCaagtacaaataaaaataatgctttGCTTTGAGGAAAAGGACAAAACCCAGCGTGCACACTGAACACGGGCCTGTTGCGCAGTGCCCTCTGTTGCCgctgtaattttggggaaactGACCCCTGCGGTTGTTTTAATCCTCCTGTATGTTTTCTTCTTCCACCCCTCCAAGGTCGTGAGCATGTCAACGCTTTCGGACAGAGGCAGACGTCGAAAAAGAGGAGAAAGTCGCGGACGGCCTTCACGAACCACCAGATTTACGAACTGGAGAAGAGGTTTTTGTACCAGAAGTACCTTTCTCCGGCCGACCGCGATCAGATCGCGCAGCAGCTGGGGCTCTCCAACGCGCAGGTCATCACCTGGTTCCAGAACCGCAGGGCCAAACTCAAGCGGGACCTGGAGGAGATGAAAGCGGACGTGGAGTCGCTAAAGAAAATCAACCCGCAGACCCTGCAGAAGCTCGTCAGCATGGACAGCATTGAGGAGCCCCATGGTGGGGGCCCCGAGGCCAGATCGCCCAGTATCTCGCCGACCTCCCAAGGACACCGCGCCTTCCCACAGTCCCCCTCCTCATCCAGAGACCAAACCACGGATGAATTCTCGGAGGACGACGAGGAAATCGAGGTGGACGATTGACAGTCAGATGGGCCTGTGATTTTCATAAGCAGCAACAAAAAAGAATATCAAAAAGGGGGCATTTTTCTTCCCAAACTTTTGCACGGatattaacaaaaaaaggagaatatatacataaaaacatttcaggaaagtttttttttctctcctcctcctcctcctctttttttcctccattttaatttattaatcgGACTTGTAAAGCCTTCCAAGTCTGTCGTTTAAGTTTCACCACAATATTTGAGGAATATCTTGTTTCCTGTCAGACCCCCAACTGTAATGGTACAGTGAGACTGAAAATTGTGTAAACATTTGAATTTTTCACGGTCGTTTTTAAGGGGGGATGGAATGTTGTGCAATTATTTTTTGTGCGTCATGTATTcgcatttttttctgttaaaggAATCGGATCTGCCAAATATTTAAATCCcccctttgtttttgtttttttacatgcaCATTGCAGCCCGGGGTCTTtggtctgtcagtctgtcagctcATCATTCAAGtgtaaaattattatttctttcttctgagcgaaaagtgtttctgcaaaGCATGCAGGCCTGTTCGCAGCGCAAAGGACGCATCACTATTTAGTATCGACTGCAAACTTTTACACGCTCTGAGTTCTGTATATAGATCAAACATCCTATGCGATAATTTTATTGTAACATTCTATTTAATCAGCATCTATGTAAATAAAGGTTATATGATATTTCAAGAAGCTCTCGGCGCGGTTACATGTGTCACTGTGCAGACAATTCTAAAATAATATCGCAAATCAAAAGGGATTAAAGAAATGAAAGGAATATTATGATGACTATGATTTAAAAGGGGATCTAGAAGGTGATAGAAATGACCAAGGAGAACAACATGTACTGCTAAATCCCTACAGAAATATTAGAGGAACACTTTAGGTGTTAAGGTGACCTGTGAGCTCACCAGGCAGTCTGTAAATCTCTATAGGAATGCTCCAAGAGATAAAGTCTCACATGTCTCATATGACTTTTATAAGAATATAACAACACAGGGATTTGTCCTGACAGATTAagcaaatacataaaatattcACCCCCTTACAAAATCTGCCCTGCTTGGTAAAAATTGGCCCCTTTGAATAATTGACCCCTGCTTTTAGCCTTCAAGTGCCATGACTTCAATTAGCCACCGTCCGCTGCCTTTATTCCCATTCTCTCCCCGGGCTTTGAATACATCTTGTCACAAGAAGGTCCCGGTCTGGCTGCGGTGTTAAGAAAAGCTTGCACCCGCCCCTGCGCCATATGTTTTCTTCCACCTTCTATGAATCGTCTTTAACACAACTAGTCGACATGATTGATTAGGTTAACCCGCCTTTGCCTTGCATAAAACAGCTTCCAGCGAGCCGTGGGCAATAATGGCACGCATCTGCCACTCTTGACTCGGGTTTGTTtggaaagagagaagaggaaaaaaagtctcCCATGAATAGCAAATGGGTTAGTGTGAGGCTCCTAATGAATAAACCTCAATGGGAGGCGGTGGAAATGCggcgtgctgctgctgctggcccgACCATTTGCAACAGTTTTGTGACGGGAGTTTGGTGTGTGtagagtgtgtgcgtgtgtgtgtatgtgcgagGAGAAAGGTAGTGTGGTTATTTGATGATAAAATGCTATTTATCCTAAAACAATAAGGTTATTAACACAAACCGGCTGGCAGACATAGATCTTATAGCTCCTTTTACGCGCAGGTCGGTGTCCTGTTACCGTCTgggttcattttattttccattttttaaaactacatAGTATTTATTATGTGGGAATTATCCTCAGTAGCTAAAGATGTTTTGGATATTCGAGAAAAAAAGACcagatattattttttatttgatatttaaGCTCTGTGGGATCAAACCACAAATTTCTTGATACAAGTTACTTCACAATTTTATTCTGGATTATGCACAAAACGCACTGGAAACAAACTGATTCAGGGCCTCtcctggaaataaaaaaaaaatcaagatagACGTTGAGACTAAAATGAAACTATAGGGCTTGTTAGGACagatttctttttcctttttttggggtGGGCACAGAAACAGAGCAGGCTGGCGGCGCACAATAGAAGTAATCGGCTGGAATAGTGGAGGTTGAAAAGTCAAGTAGGCCTTTTATTATGGAGCCACTCTGCACTGGCAGGAGGAACAACACAGAGGATGGAGCTTTAAATAAAAGTCAGTGGACAAACTGGTGAAGGCCTGATCCAATATAGAAACatacatggggagaacatgtctCCATTTGGGACCTACTGactttataaatatattaaaacaatGTCAGTTGCTCCAAGCCCAGTAATGacaattttattcctttatctCAGTGGCATTCCTATATTTCCTCTTATAGATACtggctttattttactgttttattacaacatttaaaacagaTACATTAGCCACTTAGCTAGTGTATTATAACCATAG from Epinephelus moara isolate mb chromosome 4, YSFRI_EMoa_1.0, whole genome shotgun sequence encodes the following:
- the lbx2 gene encoding transcription factor LBX2 codes for the protein MTSSKDMKAGSVLQSSGEERRRAPLDQLPPPANSNKPLTPFSIEDILNKPSVKKSVASICPPRVLEKVTGSNSARNGITTPSSPLCALEELASKTFKGLEVSVIQAAEGREHVNAFGQRQTSKKRRKSRTAFTNHQIYELEKRFLYQKYLSPADRDQIAQQLGLSNAQVITWFQNRRAKLKRDLEEMKADVESLKKINPQTLQKLVSMDSIEEPHGGGPEARSPSISPTSQGHRAFPQSPSSSRDQTTDEFSEDDEEIEVDD